In the Halichoerus grypus chromosome 4, mHalGry1.hap1.1, whole genome shotgun sequence genome, one interval contains:
- the GGACT gene encoding gamma-glutamylaminecyclotransferase encodes MALMARVFVYGTLKRGQPNHKVLLDPTNGCAAFRGRGRTLEPYPLVIAGEHNIPRLLNLPGQGRPVLGEIYAVDERMLSFLDEFEGCPDVYQRTPVQVTVLEWEGARGAPEETPAADGTLQCFVYSTVTYAPEWLRPPHHDDYDFQGEHGLRYNPRENR; translated from the coding sequence ATGGCCCTCATGGCCCGCGTGTTCGTGTACGGGACCCTGAAGAGAGGCCAGCCCAACCACAAGGTCCTGCTGGACCCCACCAACGGCTGCGCCGCCTTCCGCGGCCGGGGCCGCACGCTGGAGCCCTACCCCTTGGTGATCGCCGGCGAACATAACATCCCGCGTCTGCTCAACCTCCCGGGGCAGGGACGGCCTGTGCTCGGCGAGATCTACGCCGTGGACGAGCGGATGCTGAGCTTCCTCGACGAGTTTGAGGGCTGCCCGGACGTGTACCAGCGCACCCCGGTGCAGGTCACGGTCCTCGAGTGGGAAGGCGCGCGCGGGGCGCCCGAGGAGACGCCGGCCGCCGACGGGACCCTGCAGTGCTTCGTGTACAGCACGGTCACCTACGCACCCGAGTGGCTCCGCCCGCCGCACCACGACGACTACGACTTCCAGGGGGAGCACGGGCTTCGCTACAATCCGCGGGAGAACAGATGA